A single region of the Eleginops maclovinus isolate JMC-PN-2008 ecotype Puerto Natales chromosome 16, JC_Emac_rtc_rv5, whole genome shotgun sequence genome encodes:
- the eef2kmt gene encoding protein-lysine N-methyltransferase EEF2KMT isoform X2, with product MDILKDFQAPFFAMSRLPSFPWTFLGKDLESNKSSELISDILKQTCLHSLCRKFPPSVRYRKLFLCQLIKREAAGCDPLDELYDALAEVVGAEDTSECYKSYLLPGGDSVSLRENVAMISDGTTGLVTWEAALYLTEWALEHQQAFSGRTVLELGSGVGLTGITICRSCSPKRYVFSDCHPRVLQTLQDNVQLNSVTQRAPPHVTVQELDWSTATEEQIALIGADTVIAADVVYDPEVAESLVNLLKTILSSSNPDIYICSTVRNLETYSGFKTQLEEAGISHRVMTGAVSHVFPYSRGSAIEMIQLYR from the exons TTTTTAGGAAAAGATTTGGAAAGCAACAAATCGTCAGAGCTGATTTCAGACATCTTGAAACAA ACATGTCTTCACTCTTTGTGCCGGAAGTTTCCGCCGTCAGTCAGATACAGGAAGCTGTTTCTCTGTCAGCTCATCAAACGG GAGGCGGCCGGCTGCGATCCTCTGGACGAGCTGTACGATGCTCTGGCTGAAGTCGTGGGAGCTGAAGACACCAGCGAGTGCTACAAGAGCTACTTACTG CCCGGCGGGGACTCGGTCAGCCTGAGGGAGAACGTGGCTATGATCTCAGACGGGACGACGGGCCTGGTGACGTGGGAGGCCGCTCTCTACCTCACAGAGTGGGCTCTGGAGCACCAGCAGGCCTTCAGCGGCAG gACGGTGTTGGAGCTGGGTAGCGGGGTGGGGTTGACTGGCATCACCATCTGTCGCTCCTGCAGCCCAAAGAGATACGTGTTCAGCGACTGTCACCCCCGTGTGCTGCAGACGCTCCAAGACAACGTGCAGCTCAACTCTGTGACGCAGCGGGCGCCCCCCCACGTCACCGTGCAGGAGCTGGACTGGAGCACTGCAACAGAGGAGCAGATCGCACTGATTGGGGCCGACACCGTCATCGCTGCAG ATGTGGTGTATGACCCGGAGGTCGCAGAGAGTCTGGTGAACCTGCTGAAGACCATCCTGAGCAGCTCCAATCCTGATATCTACATCTGCTCCACCGTCAGAAACCTGGAGACGTACAGCGGATTTAAGACGCAGCTCG aaGAAGCAGGAATCAGCCATCGTGTGATGACAGGAGCCGTCAGCCACGTGTTCCCTTACAGCAGAGGCTCTGCTATAGAAATGATCCAACTGTACAGATGA
- the eef2kmt gene encoding protein-lysine N-methyltransferase EEF2KMT isoform X1: MDILKDFQAPFFAMSRLPSFPWTFLGKDLESNKSSELISDILKQTCLHSLCRKFPPSVRYRKLFLCQLIKRQEAAGCDPLDELYDALAEVVGAEDTSECYKSYLLPGGDSVSLRENVAMISDGTTGLVTWEAALYLTEWALEHQQAFSGRTVLELGSGVGLTGITICRSCSPKRYVFSDCHPRVLQTLQDNVQLNSVTQRAPPHVTVQELDWSTATEEQIALIGADTVIAADVVYDPEVAESLVNLLKTILSSSNPDIYICSTVRNLETYSGFKTQLEEAGISHRVMTGAVSHVFPYSRGSAIEMIQLYR; the protein is encoded by the exons TTTTTAGGAAAAGATTTGGAAAGCAACAAATCGTCAGAGCTGATTTCAGACATCTTGAAACAA ACATGTCTTCACTCTTTGTGCCGGAAGTTTCCGCCGTCAGTCAGATACAGGAAGCTGTTTCTCTGTCAGCTCATCAAACGG CAGGAGGCGGCCGGCTGCGATCCTCTGGACGAGCTGTACGATGCTCTGGCTGAAGTCGTGGGAGCTGAAGACACCAGCGAGTGCTACAAGAGCTACTTACTG CCCGGCGGGGACTCGGTCAGCCTGAGGGAGAACGTGGCTATGATCTCAGACGGGACGACGGGCCTGGTGACGTGGGAGGCCGCTCTCTACCTCACAGAGTGGGCTCTGGAGCACCAGCAGGCCTTCAGCGGCAG gACGGTGTTGGAGCTGGGTAGCGGGGTGGGGTTGACTGGCATCACCATCTGTCGCTCCTGCAGCCCAAAGAGATACGTGTTCAGCGACTGTCACCCCCGTGTGCTGCAGACGCTCCAAGACAACGTGCAGCTCAACTCTGTGACGCAGCGGGCGCCCCCCCACGTCACCGTGCAGGAGCTGGACTGGAGCACTGCAACAGAGGAGCAGATCGCACTGATTGGGGCCGACACCGTCATCGCTGCAG ATGTGGTGTATGACCCGGAGGTCGCAGAGAGTCTGGTGAACCTGCTGAAGACCATCCTGAGCAGCTCCAATCCTGATATCTACATCTGCTCCACCGTCAGAAACCTGGAGACGTACAGCGGATTTAAGACGCAGCTCG aaGAAGCAGGAATCAGCCATCGTGTGATGACAGGAGCCGTCAGCCACGTGTTCCCTTACAGCAGAGGCTCTGCTATAGAAATGATCCAACTGTACAGATGA